The Drosophila innubila isolate TH190305 chromosome 2R unlocalized genomic scaffold, UK_Dinn_1.0 1_C_2R, whole genome shotgun sequence DNA window ACTGCACTCCGCCGGAATATGTGACGCCCGGAGTGCGTGAGCCACCGTTGCTGCCACTCCATCCGAATATTAAGAACGCCAAGGGACCACAGGCGCTCAAGGTGCTGACCACATCGGCGTGGAATCCGCCACCCGGTCCACGCAAGCTGCATGGTGATCTGATGTATCTGTATGTGGTCACCATGGAGGATAAACGCTTTCACATCTCTGCCTGCTCCAAGGGCTTCTACATTAATCAGTCGACAGACGATTCATTCAATCCAAAGCCAGACAATCCCAGTCACTTGAGTCACTCGCTCATCGATTTACTCTCTCACATTTCATCATCGTTCCGTCGCGCCTTCCAGGCCATCCAGAAGCGTCGCACCATGCGTCACGCCTTCGAGCGTGTGGCGACTCCCTACCAGGTGTACCAATGGGCAGCGCCACAATTGGAGCACACCGTGGATGCCATACGTGCCGAGGATGCCTTTAGCTCCAAGCTGGGGTAAGTACATCCTTGAGCATTATCGATGAATCTAGTTAATCCCTCTGTTTTTCTTGCAGCTATGAGGAGCACATACCTGGACAGACGCGCGACTGGAACGAGGAGCTGCAGACGACTAGGGAACTGCCAAGGAAGACACTGCCAGAGCGTTTGCTGCGCGAACGTGCCATCTTCAAGGTGCATGGAGACTTTGTGACGGCGGCAACTCGTGGAGCGATGGCCGTCATCGATGGCAATGTGCTGGCCATTAATCCGGGCGAGGATGCCAAAATGCAGATGTTCATCTGGAACAACATCTTCTTCTCGCTGGGCTTTGATGTCCGCGATCACTACAAGGAACTTGGCGGCGATCATGCCGCCTTTGTGGCGCCACGTTACGATCTCCATGGCGTGCGCGTCTACAATGCTGTGGATGTCGAAGGCCTCTACACCCTCGGCACCGTTGTGATTGATTATCGTGGCTATCGTGTCACCGCACAGTCCATCATACCCGGCATATTGGAGCGGGAACAGGAACAGTCTGTTGTCTATGGCTCCATAGACTTTGGCAAGACAGTCCTCAGTCATCCCAAATATCTGGAGCTGCTGCGTCTGGCGGGCAAGCATTTGAAGATATTGCCACACTCGGTGCTCAATGAGCGGGATGAGGCCGTCGAGCTGTGCTCCTCCGTCGAGTGCAAGGGCATCATTGGCAACGATGGACGCCACTATATACTGGACTTGTTGCGCACCTTCCCACCAGATGTGAATTTCCTAAAGCTCCAGGATGTGCAGCTGAGTAAGGAGCTCACCGAAATGGGATTCCCCATTGAGCATCGCCACAAGTTGTGCTGCCTGCGCCAGGAGCTGCTCGAGGCCTTCATTGAGGATCGCTATGTGACTTTCATACGCATTGCTGCCGTTCATCTGCAGCAACTGAATGCCAAAAAGCAGgcatccgcatccacatccgGCGAGAAGGAGCTGCCTGCCATTGCCGAGAAGCAGGAGGAACAGGCGGAGGAAGTCAAGGTGGTAGAGGCGgaaaaggagaaggagaagccACAGAAGGAGGAGTCTGCGCCGAGTGCCAGCGAGACCAAGAGCGCCGAGGCCATGGTGAATGCCATACGCGAGGCCCAATCCAATGTGGCCGTCTCCAATGAGATCCAGGCCGCTGAGGTGGTCAAACGTGCCTGTGCCGCTGTGGGCTCGCTCAAGGAGAAGGAGTTTGACTTCCGCTTCAATCCGGACGTCTTCTCGCCAGGCATACGCCACATTGATGGCCCTGACGGCGGCGTACAGTCGCTGGCCAAACAGAAGCGTCTCGTTCAGGATGCAGCTGAATTTCTGGTGCTCAAGCAAATCCCCGCCTTCATCAAGGAGCACATGGCTCACTCGTCGCCGCCCATCGATGGCCAGAGCTTGACCGAATCCCTGCACAGTCACGGCATTAATATACGCTACCTGGGCAAGGTAATCAAGATGCTTGGACAGATGCCCCGCATGGACTATCTGCATCGCATTGCCATCCTGGAGCTGATTGTGCGTGCCACCAAGCACATTtactacacatacatacagagcACGGAGCCAATGCATCTGTCGGCTGCGATCAGTCACTTCCTCAACTGCCTGGTGACCACGGGACCAGTAAATCCCGCCGTCAGCAGCGAGGATGCGCACAAGAAGCAGACGCGTCAAAATGGtggtaaaaacaacaagaataacaagtCGGACAAGGGATCCAAGCCCCAACAGGCAGCTGCCTCACAGAGTGGCAATGGAACAGCTGGAGGAGGCAGTGCCTCATCCAGTGGATCAAGCGGCTGGACACTGATGACGCCACGTTCGCTGTGGCAACAGATTCGCAAGGAGGCAAAGACATATTGGAACTGGGATCTGGACTGTGATTCGATTGAAACAGCTGGAGCCAAGTATGGATTGCTGCGCATCTCGTTGTTGCGCGCTTTCTGCCTCAAGGTGGGCATCCAGGTGCTGCTCCGCGAGTACAACTTTGAGTCGAAGCACAAGCCCACGTTCGGCGACGATGACATTGTCAATGTGTTCCCCGTGGTCAAGCACATCAGTCCACGTGCCACAGATGCCTACAACTTTTACACCACTGGCCAGACCAAAATCCAACAGGGCATGCTTAAGGAGGGATACGAGCTCATCAGCGAGGCTCTCAATTTGCTCAACAATGTGTTTGGCGCCATGCACCAGGAGAACGGATCCTGTCTACGCATGCTGGCACGTCTCAGTTACCTGCTGGGCGATGCCCAGGATGCTCTGGCCATCCAACAGCGCGCCGTCATCATGAGCGAGCGCGTCAATGGCATCGATAATCCCTCAACTATTCTGGAATACGTAAGTGCATAGAGATTATATTCTTCtattatgatgatgatcatgatggttctttctctctttctgcaGGCACATTTGTCACTCTACTCCTTTGCCAATGGTCATGTGGGCATGTCGCTGAAGCTGCTCTACCGTGCACGCTATCTGCTGGTGCTTATCTGTGGCGAGGATCATCCCGAGGTGGCTTTAATCGATGTGAgtagtattttaataaattagtatctgtcagatactattaaatgaatttagacTATCATTGGAAAAATGTAATGATACCAATGATCATTACTTCCATTTACTGAAATAGTATTGATTATGCTTATAACGTTTCCTAATCCATCCTCAGAGCAACATCAGCTTAATCCTGCATGCGCTGGGCGAGTACGAGTTGTCGCTGCGTTTCATTGAGCACGCACTGAAGCTGAACCTGAAGTACTTTGGCAACAAGGCCATGCATGTGGCAGTCAGTTATCATCTGATGGCACGCACTCAGTCCTGCATGGGCGACTTCCGCTCAGCGCTGAACAATGAGAAGGAAACCTACTCCATTTACAAATCACAGGTAAGCTATATACAACTCTCTCTTGTCTCTCCTTGTGGATGCCGTTGCTAACAAACAAGTTGCTTTTGGATCTTAACAGCTGGGGGAGAAGCACGAGAAGACGCGCGAATCGGCGGAATGTCTGCGTCTGTTGACTCACGAGGCTGTCGCACTTCAACGCAAGATGAACGACATCTACTCCAATGGCAAGCTCACCAGCGATCTGCCACCTATTCATATAACACCGCCATCGATGGGATCTGTTCTGGAAATGCTAAACACAATCAATGGCATTCTCTTTGTGCATATCAGGTAGGTCTGCTATTTGTTTCCCGTCTGTTCAGATATAAATCACatattatttctgttttatttgttagCCAAAAGGACATTGTAAAGGTGCGCAGTGAGATTGAAAAGCATTTGAAAACGAATACCGAAGAGAACGAAATTACGGATGCTCTCAAAACAATTGTGGCATCGgccaataataatgataatgcgTCAGAGACTGAGCAGCCAAAGGAGGATGCAAACGCAGCCACGAGCCAGCTTACAAATGGCAGCGAAGAAGCGACCACGACGGCTTCCAGCTGAACAACAGATTCGCAAACATATTACTATCAAACAATGCAAgcacagcaacgacaacaacaacaacagcaaccacaacaataagAATGCATCATCAAGAACAAGAAataccaataataataacttgaaAAAGTAATGAAAACAAAGATAAACATAAGTCACAAAATAGTCAACTGTTGTCCAACGTTTGTTCGTCAACgttgtttcattttctttcgtGGACTGAGCTAAATTCGTAACAACAAAGTGTTTACACACCAAACAACCTAcaaagaataacaacaaataaatgcataatAGATTATGTTACATTTTCTAAAGGCTGGTCTTATACTGCTCACATTTATCGTTAAAtattatgcataaatatataaaaatatgtacgcCATATCCTTAGAAGATATAATGGCTTTAAATCATTTTAGCTTTAGTCgagtcaaaaacaaaactatcaAGCATCCATCTAATCATCACCAGCTAAAGAAAAGAACAAGTCAACGAGATAAACAATTGTCATTGTCTGTAGTACGCAACatatttgttaaacatttgtCTGGCCGACAGACAAATGcctattattttatagtttataaACATTATACATTACAAATGAGGACATactacacacatatacatatatagctagtatgcattgtttttgttttgttgttcaattaacaacaatatttACATGATTTAAGCTGCGCTTAACTGAAACAAAAGGCAGCTGAGAATTGAGAATACCAGAGTtgaaagctaagaaaaaaggTTCTCatctctttttttgttatacaaTTGTCATAttgatatatagaaatatatatatacacacacgaTTTGGGTCCTTTAAATGCCAAGAGGACTTGAAACATTTAATCACAtgaacaaaatgttttttattattaaaagaatgatcaaataaaatcaaaaatgcaGCAAGATGagttttaaataactaaactTAGTGGCTAActaacataattaattatactatgaaatatttaaattagatcATATTTGAGTTGCCTATGGAATAGTTCATTTGCGCTTTCTGCACTTGTTGCGTCCCTTCCGCCTCCGTCCGGGCGTCTTAACCGGCGACTTGCCATTCTTGGGCGTCTGCGGTgtttgtggctgttgctgctgctgggacTTGGTGGCACCTGCATTGGCGCCGGAACTGGTAGCAGAGGTGTTGCCCGACGAGCCGCTTTGTTTGCTTATGCGATTGGCAGCGCCTTGGCCACTAATCTTCTTCGAGGGCAGCAGATGTTGACTGACCAGCTCGCCGAGCACTCCCTGATGCGCCAGCATGGAGAGGAATGTGCAGATGAACTTGTCGTAGTTGTGAGTGCGACGACTGGCGTCGACTTTGAACATTTGACGACGATCGTTCTCATCAGCCAAGTGCTGCTCATTGATGGCTATTTCCGTGTCCAGATTCTTGAGCAGCGACTGCAAATCTCGTGCCGTAAATGCGCTTGGTTCTAGCAACGTGGTTGGCGTGTCTGGACGCTGTTGCTCATCGCGTTCACCTTGCTCATCGGCCTTCAGCAGCTTCTGCAGTGTACCCGACACGATGGCCTGATTGGTGCGCAACATCTTCAGCTTGTGGGTAATGGCAATCCGTCGATCGGGCACAACAGCCATCAGGTTGAAGCGTATGTCCTGCTCACCCGTTGCAATGCCCAGCCGATCGGCCATCACGCGTCGAAACTTGTCAGTCCAATCCTCATGATCCTCCCAGCAGCCATGATTCATAGGATAGGGTTTCAGTCCATCCAGCTCGAATAGTTGTCCATTGATAGGCACAAAGCTGACAAAGTGAAATGCTTCGCCCGTGAAACGGCAGCTCGCCACCCCAGCTCCAGTCCGCTCCAGACGACGACGTGCCTGTGGCATTGCATGCGAGTTGTGGGCACAGGCCAACTCTGGTGTATTGCCAATGGCTAAACCTTTATTCTCCGGACTCATGCCTTTTGTGTGGACCTTGAGGCGACTGAGAGTCTCGCCCAATTGCAGATTGTTCTCGTTGCAGTTCAGGAGAACGGAAAGGAGGGCATGAGTGGCACAGCTGTTGGGCACTACTTGCTG harbors:
- the LOC117785956 gene encoding protein clueless isoform X1, whose protein sequence is MALEIDAKNAAATGDAAATGATGKAKAKEAKNNNNVPAAGEKNLVNGGSAATKKKGKKNRNKSPPQDAVSVESVAALSNGHAEKVAVNGDVAADANANVLGDKEGEVKKSLAEGGEGSVAEGEAAAAAADDVDLDALHDVGITVNISSPGSDVLSVQLSSMELVQEIHQLLMDREETCHRTCFSLQLDNVTLDNFAELKTIENLDQGSTIRVVEEPYTMREARIHVRHVRDLLKNLDPADAYNGIDCTSLTYLNTITQGDLLDKKRTRPDSVDCTPPEYVTPGVREPPLLPLHPNIKNAKGPQALKVLTTSAWNPPPGPRKLHGDLMYLYVVTMEDKRFHISACSKGFYINQSTDDSFNPKPDNPSHLSHSLIDLLSHISSSFRRAFQAIQKRRTMRHAFERVATPYQVYQWAAPQLEHTVDAIRAEDAFSSKLGYEEHIPGQTRDWNEELQTTRELPRKTLPERLLRERAIFKVHGDFVTAATRGAMAVIDGNVLAINPGEDAKMQMFIWNNIFFSLGFDVRDHYKELGGDHAAFVAPRYDLHGVRVYNAVDVEGLYTLGTVVIDYRGYRVTAQSIIPGILEREQEQSVVYGSIDFGKTVLSHPKYLELLRLAGKHLKILPHSVLNERDEAVELCSSVECKGIIGNDGRHYILDLLRTFPPDVNFLKLQDVQLSKELTEMGFPIEHRHKLCCLRQELLEAFIEDRYVTFIRIAAVHLQQLNAKKQASASTSGEKELPAIAEKQEEQAEEVKVVEAEKEKEKPQKEESAPSASETKSAEAMVNAIREAQSNVAVSNEIQAAEVVKRACAAVGSLKEKEFDFRFNPDVFSPGIRHIDGPDGGVQSLAKQKRLVQDAAEFLVLKQIPAFIKEHMAHSSPPIDGQSLTESLHSHGINIRYLGKVIKMLGQMPRMDYLHRIAILELIVRATKHIYYTYIQSTEPMHLSAAISHFLNCLVTTGPVNPAVSSEDAHKKQTRQNGGKNNKNNKSDKGSKPQQAAASQSGNGTAGGGSASSSGSSGWTLMTPRSLWQQIRKEAKTYWNWDLDCDSIETAGAKYGLLRISLLRAFCLKVGIQVLLREYNFESKHKPTFGDDDIVNVFPVVKHISPRATDAYNFYTTGQTKIQQGMLKEGYELISEALNLLNNVFGAMHQENGSCLRMLARLSYLLGDAQDALAIQQRAVIMSERVNGIDNPSTILEYAHLSLYSFANGHVGMSLKLLYRARYLLVLICGEDHPEVALIDSNISLILHALGEYELSLRFIEHALKLNLKYFGNKAMHVAVSYHLMARTQSCMGDFRSALNNEKETYSIYKSQLGEKHEKTRESAECLRLLTHEAVALQRKMNDIYSNGKLTSDLPPIHITPPSMGSVLEMLNTINGILFVHISQKDIVKVRSEIEKHLKTNTEENEITDALKTIVASANNNDNASETEQPKEDANAATSQLTNGSEEATTTASS
- the LOC117785956 gene encoding protein clueless isoform X2, with amino-acid sequence MGFPIEHRHKLCCLRQELLEAFIEDRYVTFIRIAAVHLQQLNAKKQASASTSGEKELPAIAEKQEEQAEEVKVVEAEKEKEKPQKEESAPSASETKSAEAMVNAIREAQSNVAVSNEIQAAEVVKRACAAVGSLKEKEFDFRFNPDVFSPGIRHIDGPDGGVQSLAKQKRLVQDAAEFLVLKQIPAFIKEHMAHSSPPIDGQSLTESLHSHGINIRYLGKVIKMLGQMPRMDYLHRIAILELIVRATKHIYYTYIQSTEPMHLSAAISHFLNCLVTTGPVNPAVSSEDAHKKQTRQNGGKNNKNNKSDKGSKPQQAAASQSGNGTAGGGSASSSGSSGWTLMTPRSLWQQIRKEAKTYWNWDLDCDSIETAGAKYGLLRISLLRAFCLKVGIQVLLREYNFESKHKPTFGDDDIVNVFPVVKHISPRATDAYNFYTTGQTKIQQGMLKEGYELISEALNLLNNVFGAMHQENGSCLRMLARLSYLLGDAQDALAIQQRAVIMSERVNGIDNPSTILEYAHLSLYSFANGHVGMSLKLLYRARYLLVLICGEDHPEVALIDSNISLILHALGEYELSLRFIEHALKLNLKYFGNKAMHVAVSYHLMARTQSCMGDFRSALNNEKETYSIYKSQLGEKHEKTRESAECLRLLTHEAVALQRKMNDIYSNGKLTSDLPPIHITPPSMGSVLEMLNTINGILFVHISQKDIVKVRSEIEKHLKTNTEENEITDALKTIVASANNNDNASETEQPKEDANAATSQLTNGSEEATTTASS
- the LOC117785956 gene encoding protein clueless isoform X3 — its product is MVNAIREAQSNVAVSNEIQAAEVVKRACAAVGSLKEKEFDFRFNPDVFSPGIRHIDGPDGGVQSLAKQKRLVQDAAEFLVLKQIPAFIKEHMAHSSPPIDGQSLTESLHSHGINIRYLGKVIKMLGQMPRMDYLHRIAILELIVRATKHIYYTYIQSTEPMHLSAAISHFLNCLVTTGPVNPAVSSEDAHKKQTRQNGGKNNKNNKSDKGSKPQQAAASQSGNGTAGGGSASSSGSSGWTLMTPRSLWQQIRKEAKTYWNWDLDCDSIETAGAKYGLLRISLLRAFCLKVGIQVLLREYNFESKHKPTFGDDDIVNVFPVVKHISPRATDAYNFYTTGQTKIQQGMLKEGYELISEALNLLNNVFGAMHQENGSCLRMLARLSYLLGDAQDALAIQQRAVIMSERVNGIDNPSTILEYAHLSLYSFANGHVGMSLKLLYRARYLLVLICGEDHPEVALIDSNISLILHALGEYELSLRFIEHALKLNLKYFGNKAMHVAVSYHLMARTQSCMGDFRSALNNEKETYSIYKSQLGEKHEKTRESAECLRLLTHEAVALQRKMNDIYSNGKLTSDLPPIHITPPSMGSVLEMLNTINGILFVHISQKDIVKVRSEIEKHLKTNTEENEITDALKTIVASANNNDNASETEQPKEDANAATSQLTNGSEEATTTASS
- the LOC117785958 gene encoding ubiquitin carboxyl-terminal hydrolase calypso — its product is MSIVGGGTSATAGNAGHNNALPMAQLADGWLELESDPGLFTLLLEDFGCHDVQVEEVYDLQKPIESPYGFIFLFRWIEERRARRKIVETTAEIFVKDEEAISSIFFAQQVVPNSCATHALLSVLLNCNENNLQLGETLSRLKVHTKGMSPENKGLAIGNTPELACAHNSHAMPQARRRLERTGAGVASCRFTGEAFHFVSFVPINGQLFELDGLKPYPMNHGCWEDHEDWTDKFRRVMADRLGIATGEQDIRFNLMAVVPDRRIAITHKLKMLRTNQAIVSGTLQKLLKADEQGERDEQQRPDTPTTLLEPSAFTARDLQSLLKNLDTEIAINEQHLADENDRRQMFKVDASRRTHNYDKFICTFLSMLAHQGVLGELVSQHLLPSKKISGQGAANRISKQSGSSGNTSATSSGANAGATKSQQQQQPQTPQTPKNGKSPVKTPGRRRKGRNKCRKRK